The sequence ACGCCATCCTGATTCAAAAAGGCAGCCAGCAGGTGCTGGTTGACGGCGGGCCGGACCCGCGGGCGATAAGCCTGGCTCTTGGGAAGGAGATGCCCTTCTGGGACAGGACAATCGACCTGGTGGTACTGACCCACCCCCATGCCGACCACCTCACCGGCCTGGTGACGGTGCTGGACAGATACCAGGTAAAGCAGGTGCTCTACCCGGATTTGGCCAGTGACTCTCCCCTCTACGATGAGTGGTTCAGTATTATTGAGGAGAAGAATATCGTCCATACTCCGGCCCGTGCCGGACAGCA is a genomic window of Dehalococcoidales bacterium containing:
- a CDS encoding MBL fold metallo-hydrolase, with translation MPDDKLRVSFLDVGQGNAILIQKGSQQVLVDGGPDPRAISLALGKEMPFWDRTIDLVVLTHPHADHLTGLVTVLDRYQVKQVLYPDLASDSPLYDEWFSIIEEKNIVHTPARAGQ